The following are encoded together in the Strongyloides ratti genome assembly S_ratti_ED321, chromosome : 2 genome:
- a CDS encoding Adenylyl cyclase V produces the protein MPLSSFFISPFGDVNLEQAYQNQLLKKHGDLLIYFLLLITISSISFSINHLPQPDGGMILSTITAILSVILIAILTIKNNEDKKDSSNGNTIKIKYYTNVAKRSYTISLIISFWLTFVVILLMITGEHYVIIITITLYISFYMLFPFELSSTIIIGVILSFLEIILYILWEYFDKTRLDKVFFNIMWKRIIENNEPKNGNVYEIQETSIVTEIDKDRIMASIIAHIWCNFIGIYLYIIRSRLTRATFLNARGALRGTICVESQNTRIDKLLSRPLPPHVMRNVKKSIKEGIVPQIHVETFNDAVIIYGKIHNLENILSQISVQDGGRLLNELEKRIDMIVEKNNCIRIVSDCIIICSGIPSIHTPNNCSSIFTKSPPRLGLQAAMELALMIKSFVDVTQADISFQIGISQGIVNGGIMGLDKWHYDIIGQAVDRAKELCNLAIPGNVFIDKNIGDKLCKEFSMELINDEKEYRIKIDEVFNKMIEKQDYHPSVVFPSQKRLSMTTVSQSINRLLETVNSVLIVDNIHKRSTKIINNRGGKRQLINGEIREKSLLEQDERNEYYKNYKSQNYNIMNSFTLRFRDHYFEKYYHKLIDRWLIPALITSMVFIIISTFYQQLIVSKFTTILVFSIFGLGILAIMFAFLFLDYFQFMCQFITQTCIGHSTVITTLLFSIMSCTMYSFYSCDDSIKCSNPNLNTTNLVMWMIIVPLYVKLSNIASLITFILSIIIYTGYVFEKQAEVFVTASTTAGWRVDFDLLITLLTLSFILYIRIRRNEKLQRCDHLSAMRIVEEKKIYENYEKVIENIMYQFLPKHIANSYDIKSEPYCHLFHAAGIAYLQIMPGYNEKDKWNNQEDFKYLNEIIINIDQMLSNFNGLVKVRNSNDIYIVAAGVLPESSHLVQEAPSTIGDLLSSLTDFAIQVRGYVKQFGIWVKIGIDCGPAISYALGDDKPTFNITGKTYINAMNLSLHSHNFDGLMVSEEIYLALRPRQYKFADEHVAEVKVRSFIKTLQNEEEIYYSIPPESSKKNEYVKNIEYTIKGYVFESDLKAKIDNDMFIEELDPQENSKPQNKTIFKDANAILKDHCINPIEFLSSMNTSYSSDVYSIDIDIESDSDIEWCSPQYTTTYPEIIDKTIDGEKIIETTSLIEGPSSPPLPAPSDEKLLRKGSTVSDNQQRLNSFNKRYMSNRALVYSDFSESEALLSNYSPRIGSNKRVSLTRNGPKIPHWLTSSKNSINTSEMSINQKNSRSHSKMGSLSALDRLNATALKVDRMLKELACVDDFEMGSCKFDDPEYSKFPLHYASSIGGGSNKSSLHRFGRGVSSTCHTDYDNMDSEANSDQEVDCQVYSKLEELKKALKGTNIDQSRYSNSSTKPGNRRNKKSRKSLFDSFKKRKYTIPDTGDEADGEESNCSSLAASQFFDNIRWKSVHSIGYENEYEFTDDNNMNISFGFIDDDIESQHDDDNNENENQKNNGKNINAKEEMAKLARDIQQNFGDYKLASFEKLN, from the coding sequence atgcctttatcttcattttttatatctccaTTTGGTGATGTTAACTTAGAACAAGCTTATCAAAATCAACTACTTAAAAAACATGGagatcttttaatttattttcttctccttataacaatatcatcaatatcattttcaataaatcACCTACCTCAACCAGATGGAGGAATGATTTTATCAACAATTACAGCAATATTATCAGTAATTTTAATAGcaatattaacaataaaaaataatgaagataaaaaagattCTAGTAATGgtaatacaattaaaatcaaatattatacTAATGTTGCTAAAAGATCTTACacaatatcattaataatttctttttggTTAACTTTTGTTGTTATCCTTCTAATGATTACTGGAGAACATTATGttataattataacaattacattatatatctcattttatatgttatttCCATTTGAATTATCATCAACTATTATAATTGGTGTAATATTAAGTTTTCTTgaaataattctttatatattatgggaatattttgataaaacaagacttgataaagtattttttaatattatgtggaaaagaattatagaaaataatgaaCCTAAAAATGGAAATGTTTATGAGATACAGGAAACATCAATAGTAACTGAAATTGATAAAGATCGTATTATGGCATCTATAATAGCACATATATGGTGTAATTTTATtggtatatatttatatataatacgTTCTCGTCTTACCAGAGCAACATTTCTTAATGCACGTGGAGCTTTACGTGGTACAATTTGTGTTGAATCACAAAATACTAGAATtgataaacttttatcaAGACCATTACCACCACATGTTATgagaaatgttaaaaaaagtataaaagaAGGTATTGTTCCACAGATACATGTTGAAACATTTAATGATGCTGTTATAATTTATGGTAAAATtcataatttagaaaatattttatcacaaATAAGTGTTCAGGATGGTGGaagattattaaatgaattagaaaaaagaattgatatgattgttgaaaaaaataattgtataagAATTGTTTCTgattgtattattatatgttCAGGAATACCATCAATACATACACCAAATAATTGTTCCtcaatttttacaaaatctCCACCACGTTTAGGTTTACAAGCTGCTATGGAATTAgcattaatgataaaatcaTTTGTTGATGTAACACAAGCTGATATATCATTTCAAATAGGTATATCTCAAGGTATTGTTAATGGTGGTATTATGGGACTTGATAAATGGCATTATGATATCATTGGTCAGGCTGTTGATAGAGCAAAAGAATTATGTAATTTAGCTATACCAGGAAAtgtttttattgataaaaatataggtGATAAATTATGTAAAGAATTTTCTATGgaattaataaatgatgaaaaggaatatagaattaaaattgatgaagtatttaataaaatgattgaaAAACAAGATTACCATCCATCAGTTGTATTTCCATCTCAAAAACGTCTTTCTATGACAACAGTTTCTCAATCAATTAATAGACTTCTTGAAACAGTTAATTCTGTTTTAATAGTTgataatattcataaaagatcaacaaaaattattaataatagagGTGGTAAAAGGCAACTAATAAATGGTGAAATTCGTGAAAAATCACTTCTTGAACAGGATGAAAGaaatgaatattataaaaattataaatcacaaaattataatatcatGAATTCATTTACCTTACGTTTTCGTGatcattattttgaaaaatattatcataaattaatAGATAGATGGTTAATACCAGCATTAATAACATCAATggtatttattattatttcaacaTTCTATCAACAACTTATTGTTTCAAAATTTACAACTATTTTagtattttcaatttttggATTAGGAATATTAGCTATAATGTTTGCCTTTCtatttttagattattttcaatttatgTGCCAATTTATAACACAAACATGTATTGGACATTCCACTGTTATTACAACACTCCTTTTTTCAATTATGTCATGTACAATGTATTCATTCTACTCCTGTGATGATTCAATTAAATGTTCAAATCCAAATTTAAATACAACAAATCTTGTTATGTGGATGATAATAGTTCCattatatgttaaattaaGTAATATTGCTTCTCTAATAACATTTATCctttcaataataatatataccGGGTATGTTTTTGAGAAACAAGCTGAAGTTTTTGTTACTGCTTCAACAACAGCTGGTTGGAGGGTTGATTTTGATCTCCTTATTACATTACTaacattatcatttattttatatattagaaTACGAAGAAATGAAAAACTTCAAAGATGTGATCATTTATCTGCTATGAGAAttgttgaagaaaaaaaaatatatgaaaattatgaaaaagttattgaaaatattatgtatCAATTTTTACCTAAACATATTGCTAATAGTTATGATATTAAATCAGAACCATACTGTCATCTTTTTCATGCTGCTGGTATTGCATATCTTCAAATAATGCCAGgttataatgaaaaagataaatgGAATAATCAGGaagattttaaatatcttaatgaaattattattaatattgatCAAATgttaagtaattttaatgGACTTGTTAAAGTAAGAAATtcaaatgatatatatattgttgcTGCCGGTGTTCTTCCTGAATCTTCACATTTAGTACAAGAGGCTCCAAGTACTATTGGTGATTTATTATCATCTTTAACTGATTTTGCCATTCAAGTACGTGGATATGTTAAGCAATTTGGTATATGGGTTAAAATTGGTATTGATTGTGGTCCAGCAATTAGTTATGCCTTAGGTGATGATAAACcaacatttaatattactggtaaaacatatattaatGCTATGAATTTATCACTTCATTCTCATAATTTTGATGGATTAATGGTATCAGAGGAAATTTATCTTGCATTAAGACCAAGACAATATAAATTTGCCGATGAACATGTTGCTGAAGTTAAGGTAagaagttttattaaaactcttcaaaatgaagaagaaatttattattcaatTCCACCTGAAagttctaaaaaaaatgaatatgttaaaaatatagaataTACAATTAAAGGTTATGTCTTTGAAAGTGATTTAAAAgcaaaaattgataatgataTGTTTATTGAAGAGTTAGATCCTCAAGAAAATTCTAAACCAcaaaataaaactatatttAAAGATGCAAATGCTATATTAAAAGATCATTGTATAAATCCAATAGAATTTCTTAGTAGTATGAATACCTCTTACTCATCTGATGTCTATTCAATAGATATTGATATAGAATCAGATTCAGATATTGAATGGTGCTCACCACAATATACAACAACATATCCagaaattattgataaaacaattgatggtgaaaaaattatagaaacAACAAGTTTAATTGAAGGACCATCTTCACCACCACTTCCTGCACCTAGTGATGAGAAACTTTTAAGAAAAGGTTCAACTGTTTCAGATAATCAACAACgtttaaattcatttaataaacGTTATATGTCAAATAGAGCATTAGTATATAGTGATTTTTCGGAAAGTGAAGCATTACTATCAAATTATAGTCCAAGAATTGGTAGTAATAAAAGAGTTTCTTTAACAAGAAACGGACCAAAAATTCCACATTGGTTAACTTCAAGCAAAAACAGTATAAATACCTCAGAGATGTctattaatcaaaaaaattccAGAAGTCATAGTAAAATGGGATCATTAAGTGCTTTAGATAGATTAAATGCAACAGCTCTTAAAGTTGATAGAATGCTTAAAGAGTTAGCATGTGTGGATGATTTTGAAATGGGTTCCTGTAAATTTGATGATCCGGAATACTCTAAATTTCCTCTTCATTATGCATCCTCTATAGGAGGAGGATCTAACAAAAGTTCATTACATCGATTTGGTAGAGGTGTCTCTTCAACATGTCATACAGATTATGATAATATGGATTCTGAAGCAAATAGTGATCAAGAGGTAGATTGCCAAGTTTACTCAAAATTAGAAGAACTTAAAAAAGCTTTAAAAGGCACAAATATAGATCAATCCCGATACAGTAATAGTTCAACAAAACCCGGAAATcgtagaaataaaaaatctcgtaaaagtttatttgattcgtttaaaaaaagaaaatataccATTCCTGATACTGGTGATGAAGCTGATGGAGAAGAAAGTAACTGTTCCTCACTAGCAGCATCTCAATTCTTTGACAACATCCGTTGGAAATCAGTTCATTCCATTGGTTATGAAAATGAATATGAATTTACGgatgataataatatgaatatttCATTTGGATTTATAGATGATGATATAGAAAGTCAACATGatgatgataataatgaaaatgaaaatcaaaaaaataatggaaaaaatattaatgctAAAGAGGAGATGGCTAAACTTGCTAGGGACATTCAACAAAATTTTGGTGATTATAAATTGGCTTCATTTGAGAAATTAAATTAG
- a CDS encoding Histone-fold domain-containing protein translates to MMEDESNKTPDVDIIEDEDYLPIDTLLPKEWVGMLMKQITDEEVSSSALDFTTLITEKFILYLYKQVSHNKTSKQLENLKYENVQKVILEEEFFVYFHDFFQKPMSTSEVKSKATKILTHQHHIGSF, encoded by the exons atgatggAAGATGAAAGTAACAAGACTCCTGATGTAGATATAATTGAGGATGAAGATTATCTGCCAATAGATACACTACTACCAAAAGAATGGGTAGGAATGCTAATGAAGCAAATTACAGATGAAGAGGTCTCCTCTTCTGCATTAGATTTCACTACATTAATAACA gaaaaatttattctttatctCTATAAACAAGTATCGCATAATAAAACTAGTAAGCAATTagaaaatttgaaatatgAAAATGTCCAAAAAGTAATACTAGAGGAGgaattttttgtatatttccATGACTTCTTTCAAAAGCCTATGTCAACATCAGAAGTAAAGTCAAAGgcaacaaaaattttaacccACCAACATCATATTggttcattttaa
- a CDS encoding E3 ubiquitin-protein ligase RBX1, producing the protein MEVDNSNSPSTASTGDTTSKKRFDVKKWNVVALWSWDITVDTCAICRNHIMELCIECQANQAGVTDECNVAWGTCNHAFHFHCISRWLKTRHVCPLDNSEWDFQKYGN; encoded by the exons atggaAGTTGATAATTCTAATTCTCCTTCTACTGCTTCAACTGGTGATACAACCTCAAAAAAAAGATTCGAC gTAAAAAAATGGAATGTTGTAGCATTATGGTCATGGGATATTACCGTTGACACATGTGCTATCTGCCGAAACCATATTATGGAGCTTTGTATAGAATGCCAAGCCAATCAAGCTGGGGTAACAGATGAATGCAATGTTGCTTGGGGTACATGTAATCATGCTTTCCATTTCCATTGCATATCGAGATGGCTCAAAACAAGGCATGTATGTCCATTAGATAACTCCGAGTGGGATTTCCAAAAGTATGGTAATTAA
- a CDS encoding Tudor domain-containing protein, protein MWHRPVPYFYYSNSGYLLPFVSPIHVPKTTQNFESPRISPGIAFLQQPQRFEFDEKGKDLTNLSELEVDPNEVLQTLYNEARSLPRFQGKEKQNQVKIKAPEVPTVEDKQIKNEEILKVIDEYNTFKLHKKKQKIYENLVSDPTLAAMLYSIPTPTIEDSFFPPSCKNITELLNGKNRIFINNQQYNGKLNNNNREFFSKTNGYGKNYYDNDIFGRDKDFSYQEDLMRSSRSDSIEKPFWNTMDRPGSPIRKLVTTRFQMPRKNIQTNFLEAEYLNTISPSFIYFREIHHSTKDYEITKPTKLKDLSVNTRMSIGSHGYGVTLPVPGDCILWRYCLAPYRPDHLVRARIIDRKPMIRACEDKDPNNEYYKVFYIDYGTTNWVKKRVCYEMPSEEWFTKPPEALPISLYNIMPKSSLFDDQNTKLEWPQNVCLALRHILEEFKYFEIHIKNYLLIKKKSEQTYAGDIICYLQNPKTHPEFAGTGQNLSQLLANKCIDDIIIINGINPDTDIPRYETQCRFDRNTFNLPDYLSHKSMRLQRDQGPIIPGDSKLGADSVSLLQHNSLDPYLLVSSSNTTKGITSNGDKKNNRVPLIDIDPELWPRKGLPWKVETLEEEGFLVDNYIYISYCCRNITPDCFNFSSHIIKHNRIKNIIDGKESYSKYQLDILEAKKHLDNILLSFYSIPENRRIFSWDYVKNKLKENEVVNCIVGMLENSDDDRYRCHRARILGVIENFANDLKGIKNNSEEEEHIKFVIVELYDYGGVMSVSVDSICQIHPLHENISPFTLRCSLHLDSTKIKNRKFKEVIKISPKWYRDIKKDSAKIVCSSIPSKAKVIQFPSNDNTYTFDYFINPCIDSLCYKITDVQETYLTRQDPNI, encoded by the exons ATGTGGCATAGACCAGttccttatttttattattctaatAGTGGATATCTTTTACCATTTGTTTCTCCAATTCATGTACCTAAAACTACCCAAAATTTTGAAAGTCCTAga atatcACCTGGTATTGCGTTTCTTCAACAACCCCAAAGATTTGAGTTTGATGAAAAAGGAAAagatttaacaaatttatcaGAATTGGAG gttGATCCTAATGAAGTTCTCCAAACATTGTATAATGAGGCACGTTCTTTACCAAGATTTCAAggaaaagaaaaacaaaatcAGGTTAAAATTAAGGCTCCTGAAGTTCCAACAGTTGAAGATAAACAgataaaaaatgaagaaattttaaaagttattgatgagtataatacatttaaacttcataaaaaaaaacaaaaaatttatgaaaatttagTATCTGATCCAACATTAGCTGCTATGTTGTATAGTATTCCAACACCAACAATTGAAGATTCATTTTTTCCTCCAtcttgtaaaaatataacagaattgttaaatggtaaaaatcgaatatttattaataatcaacaatataatggaaaattaaataataataatagagaatttttttcaaagaCAAATGGATatggtaaaaattattatgataatgatatttttggTAGAGATAAAGATTTTAGTTATCAGGAAGATTTAATGAGATCCAGCCGTTCAGATAGTATTGAAAAACCATTCTGGAATACAATGGATCGTCCTGGATCACCTATAAGAAAATTGGTAACAACAAGATTTCAAATGCCAAGGAAAAATAttcaaacaaattttttagaagCTGAATATCTTAATACTATATCAccatcttttatttattttagagAAATACATCATTCAACAAAAGATTATGAAATAACAAAACcaacaaaattaaaagatttatctGTAAATACAAGAATGTCTATAGGATCTCATGGTTATGGTGTTACATTACCTGTTCCTGGTGATTGTATATTATGGAGATATTGTCTTGCACCATATAGACCTGATCATTTAGTTCGTGCTCGAATTATTGATAGAAAACCTATGATAAGAGCATGTGAAGATAAAGATccaaataatgaatattataaagtattttatattgatTATGGTACTACTAATTGGGTTAAAAAAAGAGTTTGTTATGAGATGCCATCAGAGGAATGGTTTACTAAACCACCTGAAGCTTTACctatatcattatataatataatgcCAAAATCATCTTTATTTGATGATCAAAATACTAAATTAGAATGGCCACAAAATGTTTGCCTTGCTTTACGTCATATTCTTgaagaatttaaatattttgaaatacatataaaaaattatcttcttattaaaaaaaagagtgAACAGACTTATGCTGGTGATATTATATGTTATTTACAAAATCCTAAAACACATCCTGAATTTGCTGGAACAGGACAAAATCTTTCACAATTATTAGCTAATAAATGTATTgatgatattattataataaatggaATTAATCCTGATACTGATATACCTAGATATGAAACACAGTGTCGTTTTGATAgaaatacatttaatttacCTGATTATTTATCACATAAATCTATGAGACTTCAACGTGATCAAGGACCTATAATTCCTGGAGACTCTAAATTAGGTGCTGATTCTGTTTCACTACTTCAACATAATTCATTAGATCCATATTTACTTGTATCATCATCAAATACTACAAAAGGAATAACTTCTAATGgagataagaaaaataatagagTACCATTAATTGACATAGATCCAGAATTATGGCCAAGAAAAGGATTACCATGGAAAGTAGAGACACTAGAGGAGGAGGGATTTTTGGtagataattatatttatatatcatattGTTGTAGAAATATAACACCAGATTGTTTTAATTTCTCCTCtcatattattaaacataatagaataaaaaatattattgatggAAAAGAAAGTTATTCAAAATATCAATTAGATATATTAGAGGCCAAAAAACatttagataatattttattatctttttatagtATACCAGAGAATAGGAGAATTTTTTCATGggattatgttaaaaataaattaaaagaaaatgagGTAGTTAATTGTATTGTTGGAATGTTAGAAAATTCAGATGATGATAGGTATAGATGTCATCGTGCCCGAATATTAGgtgttattgaaaattttgcCAATGACCTAAAgggaattaaaaataattcagaGGAGGAAgaacatataaaatttgttattgtTGAATTATATGATTATGGTGGTGTTATGTCAGTTTCAGTTGATTCAATTTGCCAGATTCATCCTCTTCATGAAAATATTAGCCCTTTTACATTACGTTGTTCTCTTCATCTTGATagtacaaaaattaaaaatagaaaattcaaggaagttattaaaatttcacCAAAATGGTatagagatataaaaaaagatagtgCAAAGATTGTTTGTTCATCAATTCCCAGTAAAGCAAAAGTTATTCAATTTCCTTCAAATGACAACACTTATAcatttgattattttattaatcctTGTATTGATTCattatgttataaaattactGATGTTCAGGAGACTTATTTAACTCGTCAAGACCcaaatatataa